TTTCATGTCGCTCGTCCTTTTTTGAAGTATTGATTTGGTACCAATAAAATAGAACATTCTTAAAAATAAATCGAGGTAATATACCATTTTTGAGTGCTTTATCCTAATATCGGTTTACCATAGTTCTTATATGGATAAAAATCTGTATCATTTGTCTCAATCGGTTCCTCATATATATTCAATTCAATATGTTCAGTATCAGTTCTTCTTGACATTGATTGTAAATTTGCTAAAGAAACCCACGCTATTCAGTAAACAGTGAACATATCTATGGAGTTTAGGAGGCTTTAAATGATTTCAACTGCAGATTTCAGAAAAGGGATGAAGCTCAAGCTTGATGAAGGGCTATTTGAGATTGTCGATATTCAGCACACCAAGATGGCGCGAAGAGGTGCAACGATAAGAGCTAAACTGAAGAACATAAGAACCGGAGCCGTAATTGAAAGGGTTTACAACTCAGGCGAAAAATTTGATGTCCCGGATTTTGAACAGAAGCCTGTCCAATATCTTTATACTGATTCTGGACAATACCATTTTATGGTTATTGAAAATTATGATCAGTTTCACCTTTCAGAAAATGAAGTAGGAGAGAACAAATGGTTTCTGAAGGAGGGTGACCAGTGCAGTGTTCTTTTCTTCGAAGGGAATCCTATAAGTCTCGATATTCCTCTTAATGTTGTAATGAAAGTAGTAGAAACAGAACCTGCCATAAAAGGCGATACTGTAAGTAATGTTACCAAAAGTGCAACACTTGAATCAGGTTTGGTAGTAAAGGTTCCCCTGTTTATAAAAGAGGGAGACAAACTGAAAATTGATACGAGGTCTAAAGAATATATTAGTAGAGAGTAGTTATTAAAATCTTTTAATCGTTGCACCGGTATACATTTTAATAAACCTCAGCCATTCTTGCAGCATAGCGTCTTGTCCTTTTTTAATGACTGAACTTACAGCGAACTGAAATGTTACTCCGCTTTTAAAGGATGCAGCTATCTGCCCAAGGGCTGCCGGAGTATAATTGGATTCGATGTAATCAACGAAGGAAAGGGCCAGCAGTCTGTAAATACGTTTCTTTTCTTTGTCCTGTGGAAGAGAGTAAAGAGATAATACTTCCGAAAGTCTGGAGATTTCCGCTATTCGTTGCAGGGATACTCCTTCATTTGACAGATCTAATGAACCGGAAATTTTTAAAGCTGTTCCTTCATAGAGCAGATTCCCGGCAGGCAAATCAGAATAATTAGAAAAAATATTTTTAGCTACAAGGTATTTAAGCCTGGATTTTAGTACACTGTTATGAATATCTATCGAATCTCCGGACAAGATGATCTGATTCGCATAACCCGGAGCATCATATATATTATCGCTGTTAAGGTTTATAGCATCTGGCGAGGAAGTTAAATAAAGCAAAACCTTATTGTTTACTGTGAACTGATAGTAGAATTTAAGCTGATTAACGGTCTCCCCACATGTAGAGTAGATAAAGTCCTCTGTAAGCTTATTTGTCTCTTTATCTGATTTTATAGAAGCTATCGTTTTTCCGTATTCAAGCATTGAACTGCCGATACCTGTGGCATTTTCAATTCTTTTTCTGAGGCTATCTAAATTAGGATTAACAGGATTGAGCAAAAAAGCCTTTTCCATAAGATCGTAAGCTTTTTCGATATTTCCGTTCTCAAGAGCAGTGCTTCCGATGACAACGAGGAAATCAGGATCATTTTCAAAGACAGACATATAATTTTCAAGGAATGAAATGGCTTCTTCAGATTTTCCCTCGAGAAGATAGGTATTAGCCTTGGCCAGGATAATATCTTTTTTTGGAGCTATATTGATTGCAAGATCATAATACTTATGAGCTTCAATGAAGTTTCTGTTGTTGGTCATTTTAAGTCCCATGAGTATATATACCTGCTGAAGACTTTCTTCAGCTTCTTCTGTTTTTCTGATTTCAAGGGCTTTCTGTATAGAAGATACTGCGTCTTCAAGGTTCCCGTTCTGAAAAAGAAGAAGACCCTTCCTGTATTCGAGTTCATAGCGCTCATCGAAAGCAAAGCTCCCATCTTTGTTTTCTGTTGCTGACCCTTCCGGAGATACTCCCGGCAACTGTTGGGTATTTGTCTCCCTTTTGATTGATGGGACAGAAGGGAGATTTGGAGATGTGAGGGTAGGTGAGGATGGTGCGCCGGCATTGCGGGATTTTCTAATTGCAAATGGATTATACCAGAAATAAACCATTATTATTATAACTATGATGCTTATGGTTATATTTCCTGCGAGATTTTTTATTTTAATAGGATGACGTTTCCTGTTCATATAGAGGTTTGGGTTTAGAGTTAGAGGTTATCTAACCTTGAATCCGAAGAACTCCAGTAAATATGCTACTATTGCAGTGGCGGAGATTAATATCAATACCTGAAGAGGGTACCCAAGAAGAAATGTATATATTTGGCTCCAGTAATAGGTCAGGTAGTTCCCAACATCGTTTAAGGTTTCATCTTTAATATATAGATAACCGGCACCTGCCATAAGGGATGAAATAAAATCAAGTGCAAGAAGTATAATAAGAAAACCTTTTGAACTTCTCAAAATTAATCCAGCCTTTATTTATTGGGCTTACAGTATTTCTTTCATTCCAGTTTTTTTTAGATGTTCTACAGCCTGTTTTGCATCCTGCGATTTGCCTCTGCCGCAGACAAACACCTTGTTTTCTGATTTTACAACAATAAGGTCCTTTACGCCAAGCAGTACGATGGATCCTTCGGAACTGAATACAATACAGTTTTCAGAATTGATGAAATGATTTTTTCCGCGTGAAACATTGCGTGACTTGTCTTTAGGATAAATATTTTCAAGAGCATCCCAGCTTCCAATATCTGTCCAGTTCATCGCTGACGGGATAACCATTGTTTTTTGAGATTTCTCAAGTATGGCATAATCGATCGAAATGTTCTCGATTTTTTTGTATTCTCTTGAAATCACTTCATTGTACTTTACGGTTCCTATGGATTTCTTGATTTTCTCAAGAGAGATGAAAAGATCAGGGCAATGCTCGGCAAATTCCATCATTATTGTTGAGGCTCTCCATCCAAAGATACCGCTGTTCCAGAAATAATTTCCGGATTTGATGAATTTACGTGCCTTTTGGACAGATGGTTTTTCGGTGAATTCCTTAACTTTATGTACGTCATAGCTTCGGACTTTTTTTATTACTGCTCCTGCCCTGATATAACCGTAACCTGTTTCCGGGTAAAGAGGTTTGAATCCGATTGTATATAACCCGTCAATTCTTTTCATCGTGCCTAGCATGGCTTTTAAGGTCGAGCGCAATATATGTGGTTCCCTGATAATATGGTCAGAAGGGATAATCGTACAATCTGCGTCGCCGGAACGTGACAGAATGTGGATTGCTGCAAGACCTATGCAGGGAGCAGTATTCTTCCCCTCAGGCTCGCAGATTATATTTTCTGCCGGAAGTTGCGGAAGCTGCTTTCTGGCAATAGCCTGATGATTTCTGTTGGTTATAACTAAGATATTTTTCCTGTCAAAAAGCGGTTCTACTCTTTTTACAGTTGTCTGGAGAAGGCTCTCTTCTCCAATCAGGGTTAAGAACTGCTTGGGTGTATCTCCGGTGCTTAACGGCCAGAAACGGGTTCCTTTGCCGCCTGCCATTATAACTGCATAAGCATCACTCATTATCTCTCTACCAGTTCGGTAAGTATTCCAGCCGAGCTTTTAGGGTGTATGAATGCGATCTTAGTGCCGTGAAGCCCGTTTCGCGGTGTTTTATCTATAAGAGAAACACCCTGATTCTCAAGATCTGCAAGGGCAGCCCTGATATCATCAACCTCATAAGCTATGTGATGAATACCTTCCCCCTTTTTTTCAATGAACTTCTTAATAGGGCTTTCATCGCTGATTGCTTCTAATACTTCTATTTTTGATTCGCCTATCTGGAATGCCATGACTCTTACTTTTTGCGATTCTATTATTTCAACGTCGTAGGGTTTGAGGCTTAGTATTTCCGAAAAGAAATTCCCTGCGCTTTCGATACTGTTTACTGCTATACCAATGTGATCTATCCGGTTAAGTTTCACGCCAAACTCCAGGTTAAGTCGCAGATTAAAGGCTGCCTTTGCTTCATATTGTTAAAACTTCTTTGTATTCTCCAAAAACCTTTTTCAGGCATCCGGAGATTTCCCCAAGAGTTGAGTAATTTCTTACGGCATTTAATATTGCTGGCATAAGGTTGGAGCTTCCTTTAGCGCATCTTTCTATCTCTGTAAGTGCGGATTCAACTTTCTTGTTATCTCTCCTGCTTCTTAACGCTGAAAGACGGGCCCTCTGTTTTTCTTCTATCTGAGGGTTTACTTTGAGTATATTTACCTTAGGCTCTTCCTTTATGGTAAATTCGTTTACACCTACTATGATCTGCTTTTTATTTTCTATGCTTTTCTGATAATTATAGGCGCTGTCCTGAATCTCTTTCTGAATAAATCCTGCTTCAATGGCTCTCAACACACCGCCCATATCGTCTATTTTTTTGATGTAATCCATTGCCCTGGATTCAATTTCGCTCGTAATGGATTCAACTGCATATGACCCGCCGGCAGGATCAACCGTGTTGGTGACACCTGATTCGTAGGCGATTATCTGCTGGGTGCGAAGGGCAATACGGACAGCTTCCTCGGTAGGAAGTGCAAGTGCTTCGTCCATGGAATTAGTATGAAGGGATTGAGTCCCGCCCAGCACTGCTGCAAGCGCCTGGATTGTTACACGCACTATATTCGTGTATGGCTGCTGGGCAGTAAGGGTGCATCCGGCTGTCTGGGTATGGAACCTCAGCATGCAGGAGCGGGCATCTTTTGCCCCGAAACGCTCTTTCATTATTTTTGCCCAAAGCCTGCGGGCTGCGCGGAACTTGGCTATTTCTTCAATGAAATTGTTGTGCACGTTGAAAAAGAAGGATAGACGCGGTGCAAATATATCTACATCAAGACCTGCTTTAATCGCGGCATCAACATAAGCAATTCCGTCTGCAAGCGTGAATGCAACCTCCTGGACCGCAGACGAGCCTGCCTCCCTTATATGGTATCCGCTGATGCTGATGGTATTGAACTTTGGCAGGGTGTCCTTGCAAAAGGAAAAAATGTCGGTAATGATCCTCATCGATTGTGCTGGCGGGAATATATAAGTCCCGCGGGCAACGTATTCTTTCAATATGTCATTCTGGATGGTCCCTGAAATATTGCCTGCGCTTACTCCCTGTTTTTCAGCAACAGCCATGTACATGGCAAGAAGGATGCTTGCAGTGGCATTTATAGTCATTGATGTGCTTACTTTATCAAGAGGGATCTCATTGAAAAGTATTTCCATGTCTTCCAGCGAATCAATGGCAACCCCGACTTTCCCTACCTCTCCTTTGGACATTTGGTGGTCGGAATCATAACCCATCTGGGTAGGCAGATCGAAAGCAATGCTAAGCCCTGTCTGCCCGTGGTCAAGCAGGTAGCGGTACCTTTTGTTGGATTCCTCCGCGTCACCGAACCCTGCATACTGCCTCATTGTCCAGAGACGCCCGCGGTACATTGTCTCCTGTATCCCTCTGGTGAATGGAAAGCTTCCGGGTTCTCCGATATTTTGGTCATAATCTATGGCTTCTGAATCAATGGGGGTATAAAGAAGTTTTATGGGTATATGGGACGTTGTATTGCGCGGCGTAAGAAGATCTTTCTGCTTGCTTTTATTTATTTTACCTTCCCATTTATCAAGTCGTTTTTTTATCTCATCTATATCATCAGGCACTTTATTATTTCTCCTTTCTGCGTCTTTATGTTATTGCAAATCATTAAATTTTGTATATTAAAGAAAAAGCCCAGTCAAGGGATGAATATGATTTGCGGGTGCAAACCCAATAGTCCTAAAAAACTTATATATGAAAAATCTCCCGGTTTATTCCGGGGGACTTCATTGTAAAAATTTAAAAATAATTGCAGGTCTGATGACTGATAAAAGGTTAAATGCTACAAGTACGATTGCTGCGGTTATACTTTTGTTTACTGCATGTTTTATCCTTTACAGGACGTCCCTTAAGGTTCCCTTTCTTTTCGATGATCTGCTTTTCATTTCCTCTAATAGCAGCAGTAACTGGGGTATAAGTGTTTTTTTTCATAATATGGGGATATTTATTTCCAGGCCATTGCTTGGATTAAGCTTTGCCGCGAATTATGAGATATCCAGGAATTCACCGGCAGGCTTTCATATAGGCAATCTGATCATTCATTCTATAAACTGTTCGCTGATATTTTTTGTTCTGAAGAAACTGTTAAGAACAACATATGGTGAACTTACGATTCTTAATAAGAACATCGTGTCTTTTTCAGGGGCTTTGTTTTTTCTTGTACATCCACTCGCCACGGAATCTGTAACCTATGTTTCCGGCAGGTCGTCACTCCTTTATACCATGTTTCTCCTTTTGTCAGTGCTGCTTTACATTTCATTTGAAGAAAACAAAGGTGAATGGAAATGGTTCTTCTATGGTTTCTCTTTGTTGGCATATGTTGCTTCTCTGGCAAGCAAGGAGATAGCGGCCATATGTCCTTTGATACTCATTGCGGTTATTTTCTTTTTTCTTTTGAGAGATAATAAGAAGTTAAATCTTATTCCAATACTTCCGTTCTTTTTTATTCCAATCGCGACTGTCCTTTTAAGGAAGGCTTCACTTTTAAGCGGGGCCAGCCCTGATGGAACTTCAAGAAATATAATAGTTCAGCTTATGACAGAAATATACGTATTGGCTGAATCTGTTTTCAAGGTGTTATTCCCTGTTAATCTTAATTTCGATCCTGATTATTCAGACATCACAACGCCCATTGATTCGGGATTTTTTATTGGACTCATTGTTTTAACTTTCATGATTGCAGCAGTGTTTTATGTGAGAAAGAAAAATCCTTTTATTGTGTTTTCAATTTTATTTTTTTTGATCTCTTTTTCGCCGCATCTTTTTATACGTCTGCGTGACTACATGTCAGAACGCTGGCTTTATTTCCCTCTCATTTCTGTTTCATTTTTAATTGCCGGCATATTGGCAACAACGTCAGGAAAGAACCAGGCCAGAGGTTTTGTTAAATATTCCCCTGCGGCTATTATCTTTGTAGTTATTGTCATTTTCTCCGCTTTGACTTTAAGCCGTCTGGAAGTGTGGCAGAGCGCTGATCTGATATGGACTGATACGGTAAAAAAATCCCCGGGAAAATTTCGTGTTCATGCAAATCTGGGGCATGTATTCTTAAGAGAAGAAAAGTTCCCTGAAGCTGAGAAAGAGCTTCTAAAGGCTATCAATATAAACAAGGAATATGCGGAAGTACATTATGATCTGGCCCAGGTATACAGCAATTTAGGCAAAGATGAATTAGCCTATGCGGAGTACGGGAATGCCTTAAAGTACATGACATATTACGATGACCCGGCTTATTCTGTTTATTATAACTCTATGATAAACATGGGTGTTATCTCTTTTAAGAATGGTGACAAGCAAAAAGCCATGGAATTATTTTCAAATGCAATTAAGCTGGACAACCGGTATCCGCAGGCATTCAATAATCTCGGGATAGTCTTTATGAACATGGGGGACATGGAAAAGGCTGAACTTAATTTCCTGATGGCTCTAAACAGAGACCCCAAATATGCAATGGCGTATTATAACCTTGCCGACGTGTATATAAAAGAAGGACGAAATGATGAAGCTGCAGAGATATTGAAAAAGGTAAAGTCCGTTAAACCTGATTAATCTTTACTCCATGTTATTCCCCGGTAACCTGAACGGGTATTTCTGTAGCGAAGCGTTTCCGGCTCAATTTTAATTACCCTGTAATTAAAATCCGGGGAAAGTCTGGATTCATCTATTTTCATTATCTTCAGGCATTCACGGAATTTTGCAGGTGTTGACTTTCTGGAATAAACTGTTGCCTTTCCCCATATTTGCAGGCCCTTTGCTCCAAAAAAATCTTTCTTAGGGGCATACGGTGAGGCTATTGATGCTGCGACTTTTTTATTTTTGCTGAGGTTTACGAATTTTCCGCCTCCCTCTGAAAACATATAAATTATGAGACCGTCATGCTTATACTCTATGGGAGTGACTCTAGGGACATCACGGTAAGTTGTACCAAGATGAAGAACGTTATTTTTATCCAGATAGCGGACAACCTCTTTCTCAAAATCTTCCGTAGTGATTTTTTCCTTTAATGTGATTCCATTTTTTTTGAGTATATCTCGGAGTTTTTCTGAGAATTTCGGGACATTTATCTTTGGCATAATCTCATCCTTTTGGAAAAGGTTAATACTGGGGGACTAGGATTTGAACCTAGATAGACAGATTCAGAGTCTGCAGTCCTACCATTAGACGATCCCCCAAAGGCATTAAAAATTGTGGGCAGTTTATAAGATAGCAAAGCCTTTTTGTCAATCACTCTAATATATGTTCTATTAAGTTGTTTCCGGTATCTTCCAGATGATTAATACGGTTTTCTCTCCAAAATGGTCATACTCAGGAGAACGGTAGATTTCATCTGACCGTTTAAATTTGATTGTCCCGCCCGGGACATTGTAAAGATGGCTGAAACTTGTAAATATGTAATTGTCATATTTGCCGCTTCTTATTTCCGGATTGTTCCAGAATGCATGGTGCACAAAATATTTTATTTTTTTATCATGTATGTATTTTTGAAATTCCCTTCTTTTTAAATAGTCCTGCAACTCGAAATTATTTATAACACCATCGATATTAATAACCTTTCTCTCGGAAAAATAGGCAATTATACCTGCATCTTCCAGCATGAAGATATCATCTTTACCCGTATTTTCCTTCATCCACAGGGCTTCCTTATAGCATTCATACTGTAATTGGTTATCGATTGACCTTCTTATTGAGAAGACCTGAAATACTAAGGCTGACACTACGATCACGTATAATAATGATGTTTTGGCACTCTGTGGCAAGCTTATCTTAAAAGAATTCTTGAGAAAACTTTCGGCAATGCCTGTCAGCACAGGCAGGACAAGGATGAGAAATACTGTATATCCTGCAAAATGCCACCTGAATACAGCCCATTTCATGAAGAAAATCGTATCAAAGAAATGGATAACCACATAAAGGGCGAGTACTGTCAGGACAGCGCGGTAATCTTCGTCAGGGATAAACTTAGAAATACTGTTCTTATTGAAGAAAAGTGCTGCCAGAAAAGCAAATGCTATTATAACGATAATGAAAAATTCAGAGAACTGTATGACGTAATCCGGGTTAAATGTTGGAACAGGAAATGAATGTTTAAGGCTTCCGCTTATTGGGGTAAGATGTCCGAATGTAAAATAGTTCCATGCCAGATAAGGAAGCGGAATTAATGAAGCCGGGATGAATATGAGCAGAATTTTCTTAAACAGACCGGGTTTAATTAATTGAGAGTGGGTTCCCATGCTTCTTACAAATATGCCTGACAGAATATAAATGGCAGCAGATAACAGATAAAAGACAGAATCAAGCCTTGCGAGAAAAACTAAGGCAAGAATGATTCCAAACCAAAT
The sequence above is drawn from the Candidatus Schekmanbacteria bacterium genome and encodes:
- a CDS encoding tetratricopeptide repeat protein; this translates as MTDKRLNATSTIAAVILLFTACFILYRTSLKVPFLFDDLLFISSNSSSNWGISVFFHNMGIFISRPLLGLSFAANYEISRNSPAGFHIGNLIIHSINCSLIFFVLKKLLRTTYGELTILNKNIVSFSGALFFLVHPLATESVTYVSGRSSLLYTMFLLLSVLLYISFEENKGEWKWFFYGFSLLAYVASLASKEIAAICPLILIAVIFFFLLRDNKKLNLIPILPFFFIPIATVLLRKASLLSGASPDGTSRNIIVQLMTEIYVLAESVFKVLFPVNLNFDPDYSDITTPIDSGFFIGLIVLTFMIAAVFYVRKKNPFIVFSILFFLISFSPHLFIRLRDYMSERWLYFPLISVSFLIAGILATTSGKNQARGFVKYSPAAIIFVVIVIFSALTLSRLEVWQSADLIWTDTVKKSPGKFRVHANLGHVFLREEKFPEAEKELLKAININKEYAEVHYDLAQVYSNLGKDELAYAEYGNALKYMTYYDDPAYSVYYNSMINMGVISFKNGDKQKAMELFSNAIKLDNRYPQAFNNLGIVFMNMGDMEKAELNFLMALNRDPKYAMAYYNLADVYIKEGRNDEAAEILKKVKSVKPD
- a CDS encoding pyridoxamine 5'-phosphate oxidase family protein gives rise to the protein MPKINVPKFSEKLRDILKKNGITLKEKITTEDFEKEVVRYLDKNNVLHLGTTYRDVPRVTPIEYKHDGLIIYMFSEGGGKFVNLSKNKKVAASIASPYAPKKDFFGAKGLQIWGKATVYSRKSTPAKFRECLKIMKIDESRLSPDFNYRVIKIEPETLRYRNTRSGYRGITWSKD
- a CDS encoding methylmalonyl-CoA mutase family protein, whose product is MDEIKKRLDKWEGKINKSKQKDLLTPRNTTSHIPIKLLYTPIDSEAIDYDQNIGEPGSFPFTRGIQETMYRGRLWTMRQYAGFGDAEESNKRYRYLLDHGQTGLSIAFDLPTQMGYDSDHQMSKGEVGKVGVAIDSLEDMEILFNEIPLDKVSTSMTINATASILLAMYMAVAEKQGVSAGNISGTIQNDILKEYVARGTYIFPPAQSMRIITDIFSFCKDTLPKFNTISISGYHIREAGSSAVQEVAFTLADGIAYVDAAIKAGLDVDIFAPRLSFFFNVHNNFIEEIAKFRAARRLWAKIMKERFGAKDARSCMLRFHTQTAGCTLTAQQPYTNIVRVTIQALAAVLGGTQSLHTNSMDEALALPTEEAVRIALRTQQIIAYESGVTNTVDPAGGSYAVESITSEIESRAMDYIKKIDDMGGVLRAIEAGFIQKEIQDSAYNYQKSIENKKQIIVGVNEFTIKEEPKVNILKVNPQIEEKQRARLSALRSRRDNKKVESALTEIERCAKGSSNLMPAILNAVRNYSTLGEISGCLKKVFGEYKEVLTI
- a CDS encoding mannose-1-phosphate guanylyltransferase; translated protein: MSDAYAVIMAGGKGTRFWPLSTGDTPKQFLTLIGEESLLQTTVKRVEPLFDRKNILVITNRNHQAIARKQLPQLPAENIICEPEGKNTAPCIGLAAIHILSRSGDADCTIIPSDHIIREPHILRSTLKAMLGTMKRIDGLYTIGFKPLYPETGYGYIRAGAVIKKVRSYDVHKVKEFTEKPSVQKARKFIKSGNYFWNSGIFGWRASTIMMEFAEHCPDLFISLEKIKKSIGTVKYNEVISREYKKIENISIDYAILEKSQKTMVIPSAMNWTDIGSWDALENIYPKDKSRNVSRGKNHFINSENCIVFSSEGSIVLLGVKDLIVVKSENKVFVCGRGKSQDAKQAVEHLKKTGMKEIL
- the mce gene encoding methylmalonyl-CoA epimerase, which produces MKLNRIDHIGIAVNSIESAGNFFSEILSLKPYDVEIIESQKVRVMAFQIGESKIEVLEAISDESPIKKFIEKKGEGIHHIAYEVDDIRAALADLENQGVSLIDKTPRNGLHGTKIAFIHPKSSAGILTELVER
- the efp gene encoding elongation factor P; this translates as MISTADFRKGMKLKLDEGLFEIVDIQHTKMARRGATIRAKLKNIRTGAVIERVYNSGEKFDVPDFEQKPVQYLYTDSGQYHFMVIENYDQFHLSENEVGENKWFLKEGDQCSVLFFEGNPISLDIPLNVVMKVVETEPAIKGDTVSNVTKSATLESGLVVKVPLFIKEGDKLKIDTRSKEYISRE